The genomic DNA TTATATTCCCATTAAATGTATTTAACTTAACTTTTTTACTTCAACTAAATCTTGATATTTATCAATTTCTACCAAATCTACAAATCCAGTTTCCATATTTAAAGCATTACTTATACCACAAGCATTTGCAAATTTAAGTAAATTTTCTATTTTATAACCCCTTAAAATACCTACACTAAATCCAGCCACTGTGCTATCTCCACTACCTACAGTATTTATACACTTTACAACTGGTACTTTTACATCATATACATTATCTTCGTTTAAATACACCATACCATCTTTTCCTAAAGATATACATACATTCTCTGCACCCATTTCAATAAGTTTTTTTCCTGACAAGATAATTTCTTCTCTTGATTCTATATTCATTCCTAATAAATGTCTTATTTCATCTATATTTGGCTTTATTAAATATGGTTTTGATTTTAAAGCTATTTTTAATGCTTCTCCTGATGTATCTAATATAAACTTTATATTATTTGCTCTACATATATTTCCTATCTTTTCATAATAGTCTATCGGCATATTCTCACAATAACTACCAGAAGCTACCAGTATTTTAGTATTTTTTAGTACTTCCTCTATATCATTTTCAAATCTCTCTAAATCGCTTTTTTCTACTATTGGTCCTTTTTCTAAAAATTCTGTACTAACTTTATTGTCCTCAATTATGTTTAAGCAATTTCTAGTTTCCTGCTCTATTTTTGTAAATTTATTTTGTATATCTAGTTTTCTAAGTTCATTTTTTATAAATTCTCCATTAAATCCGCCTAGAAATCCCATAGCTAAAGGATTTTCTTTTAAAATTTTACATACCTTAGCTACGTTTAATCCTTTACCTCCAGCAGTTGCATTCTTACTTACTACCCTTTGCACCTCACCTATGTTTATATTATTCACTCTATACATTCTATCTATAGATGGGTTGAATGTTATTACTGTAATCATACTAGATTCTCCTCATTATTAATTTTTACTTTTCTAAACAATAAATTAATCTGTAAAATAAAAAATACCTCATATAATATATCCAAAGTGGTTATTACCAATTTGAATATAAATTATTTTACTTGTTTTGTCAATGTACCATAATTTTATAATAAATTAATAGCCTTACTTATTGAATTTTGATTAAACTTTATTCATTGACATAAATAATTCTATATTCTATAATCAAATTGTGGTAATAACCACTTAGAAAGGACTATATTTTTATGATAAAAAGAAATGATAAAAGACCAATATATGACCAGCTTGTTGAGATATTAAGAACTAAGATTGAAAATGAGATGGAACCAAACGATAGAATGCTTTCCGAAAGAAAAATTTGTGATGAATATGGAGTAAGTAGAACCACAGTTAGACTAGCTATGGCTGAGTTAGAGCATATGGGATATATATACAAAAGACATGGAAAAGGAACTTTTGTTGCTGCACTAAGTCAAAATTCTCAAAACTTAATGGAAAGTTATAGCTTTAC from Clostridioides difficile ATCC 9689 = DSM 1296 includes the following:
- the pfkB gene encoding 1-phosphofructokinase, which encodes MITVITFNPSIDRMYRVNNINIGEVQRVVSKNATAGGKGLNVAKVCKILKENPLAMGFLGGFNGEFIKNELRKLDIQNKFTKIEQETRNCLNIIEDNKVSTEFLEKGPIVEKSDLERFENDIEEVLKNTKILVASGSYCENMPIDYYEKIGNICRANNIKFILDTSGEALKIALKSKPYLIKPNIDEIRHLLGMNIESREEIILSGKKLIEMGAENVCISLGKDGMVYLNEDNVYDVKVPVVKCINTVGSGDSTVAGFSVGILRGYKIENLLKFANACGISNALNMETGFVDLVEIDKYQDLVEVKKLS